From Rhodopseudomonas palustris, a single genomic window includes:
- a CDS encoding PAS domain S-box protein, which yields MPNAVSSFIRSLRTRTLSIGQMTFGSFLLLLTIIAATSIGSVVAIRHIDRTFGELQRLQSVGDLAEEIERRMSDLRFAARQAVTEPAAQPAGKVFAAASALTELLKKTRLELGPDQQEMLDGVTERLTNYRDGLQRITELMQRRGELVAKIPALRERFEAAVAGLSDRKLAGELHSAQIKVAAALLSRDLMGASDAARRMRALPIGEVGAAGSVRDYAGVIAETAAAEQEIADLERDVLGTEGRLIGKVTELLRDAAARRGKVLSRDLARTLTEDKWQSIVLGISGVLVGWVAAAFVVRRTVGPLTAITRAIRSLAAGQQYTAIPATDVRNEIGDIARAAEVFRRTLVEADSAREAAVRALAEQRLAEESYRKLFEGSIDGIYVTTPDGALLNANPALARMMGYDDPAELIRATADVTTTIYIDPAKREEYRELMQRDGMVREFEYQARKRNGDVLWLSDSAGAVRDEAGNVIRYEGAVRDITDQKRAEQAVAESRLLLQQVIDTVPAVINVKDTELRYVLMNRYMAGVFGIDPQDALGRTTAELMSRFGSHKTDANDKRVLETGEGLGFYEEEYRDATGATRQWLVNKMPLKDADGRIERIVTVALDIGERKRGELEMRQAKDAAEAALRNLRETQQSLIEAEKLAALGRLVAGVAHEVNNPVGISLTVASALERKAAVFATEVARGELKRSRLNEFLDTTRDASSQLVANLNRAAELIQSFKQVAADRNYSDQRLFDLGDLTEQVVMSLRPGLRKHNLTLNVECQPGLTMNSYPGPYGQVLTNLFLNSVAHAFPNGRAGTVEIEVRAAGNDHVVVAYADDGCGMSLDVRRRAFDPFFTTRRDQGGTGLGLHIVYNIVTNRLGGRLELDSEPGNGTRILMTLPRIAPQEHAERAAASAS from the coding sequence ATGCCAAACGCCGTTTCATCGTTCATCCGGAGCCTGAGGACGCGCACGCTCTCGATCGGACAGATGACGTTCGGCAGCTTCCTGTTGCTGCTGACGATCATCGCCGCCACCTCGATCGGCAGTGTGGTGGCGATCCGGCACATCGACCGCACCTTCGGCGAGCTGCAGCGGCTGCAGAGCGTCGGCGACCTCGCCGAAGAGATCGAGCGGCGGATGAGCGATCTGCGCTTCGCCGCCCGTCAGGCGGTGACCGAGCCGGCCGCCCAGCCCGCCGGCAAGGTGTTCGCGGCGGCCTCGGCGCTCACCGAACTCCTCAAAAAGACCCGACTCGAACTCGGGCCGGATCAGCAGGAGATGCTCGACGGCGTCACCGAACGCCTGACCAATTATCGCGACGGCCTGCAGCGCATCACCGAGCTGATGCAGCGCCGCGGCGAACTGGTAGCGAAGATCCCGGCGCTGCGCGAGCGCTTCGAGGCCGCCGTCGCCGGGCTGTCTGACCGCAAGCTCGCCGGCGAGCTGCATTCGGCGCAGATCAAGGTCGCCGCGGCGCTGCTGTCGCGCGATCTGATGGGCGCCAGCGATGCGGCCCGTCGGATGCGCGCGCTGCCAATCGGCGAGGTCGGCGCGGCCGGTTCGGTTCGCGACTATGCCGGTGTGATCGCGGAGACTGCGGCGGCGGAGCAGGAGATCGCCGATCTCGAACGCGACGTGCTCGGCACCGAGGGCCGGCTGATCGGCAAGGTCACCGAACTGCTCCGCGACGCCGCCGCCCGCCGCGGCAAGGTGCTGTCGCGCGATCTCGCCCGCACCCTCACCGAGGACAAGTGGCAGAGTATCGTGCTCGGCATCTCCGGCGTTCTGGTCGGCTGGGTGGCGGCCGCCTTCGTGGTTCGCCGCACCGTCGGGCCGCTGACGGCGATCACCCGGGCGATCCGCTCGCTGGCGGCCGGCCAGCAATACACCGCGATCCCGGCCACCGACGTCAGGAACGAGATCGGCGACATCGCCCGCGCCGCCGAAGTGTTCCGCCGGACCCTGGTCGAAGCCGACAGCGCCCGCGAGGCGGCGGTGCGGGCGCTCGCCGAGCAGCGGCTCGCCGAAGAGAGCTATCGCAAGCTGTTCGAAGGCTCGATCGACGGCATCTACGTCACCACGCCGGACGGCGCGCTGCTCAACGCCAATCCGGCGCTGGCGCGGATGATGGGTTACGACGATCCCGCCGAGCTGATCCGCGCCACCGCCGACGTCACCACCACGATCTACATCGATCCGGCCAAGCGCGAGGAATATCGCGAGCTGATGCAGCGCGACGGCATGGTGCGCGAATTCGAGTATCAGGCGCGCAAACGCAATGGCGACGTGCTGTGGCTGTCGGACAGCGCAGGTGCGGTCCGCGACGAGGCCGGCAACGTCATCCGCTACGAAGGCGCGGTGCGCGACATCACCGACCAGAAGCGCGCCGAGCAGGCGGTGGCCGAGAGCCGGCTGCTGCTGCAGCAGGTGATCGACACGGTGCCGGCGGTGATCAACGTCAAGGACACCGAGCTGCGCTACGTGCTGATGAATCGCTACATGGCGGGCGTGTTCGGTATCGATCCGCAGGACGCGCTCGGCCGCACCACCGCCGAGCTGATGTCGCGGTTCGGCTCGCACAAGACCGACGCCAACGACAAGCGCGTGCTGGAAACCGGCGAGGGGCTCGGCTTCTACGAGGAGGAGTATCGCGACGCCACAGGCGCGACGCGGCAGTGGCTGGTCAACAAGATGCCGCTGAAGGATGCCGACGGCCGGATCGAGCGGATCGTCACGGTGGCGCTCGACATCGGCGAACGCAAGCGCGGCGAGCTCGAAATGCGCCAGGCCAAGGATGCGGCCGAAGCGGCGCTGCGGAATTTGCGCGAGACCCAGCAGTCGCTGATCGAAGCCGAAAAGCTCGCCGCGCTCGGCCGGCTGGTCGCCGGCGTCGCCCACGAGGTCAACAATCCGGTCGGCATCAGCCTGACGGTGGCCTCGGCGCTTGAGCGCAAGGCCGCGGTGTTCGCCACCGAAGTCGCGCGCGGCGAGCTGAAGCGCTCGCGTCTCAACGAATTTCTCGACACCACCCGCGACGCCTCGTCTCAGCTCGTCGCCAATCTCAACCGCGCCGCCGAATTGATCCAGTCGTTCAAGCAGGTCGCAGCCGACCGTAACTACTCCGATCAGCGCCTGTTCGATCTCGGCGATCTCACCGAGCAGGTGGTGATGAGCCTGCGGCCGGGCCTGCGCAAACACAATCTGACGCTGAACGTCGAGTGCCAGCCCGGATTGACGATGAACTCCTATCCCGGCCCCTACGGTCAGGTGCTGACCAATCTGTTCCTGAATTCGGTGGCGCACGCGTTTCCGAACGGCCGCGCCGGCACGGTCGAAATCGAGGTGCGGGCGGCCGGCAACGACCACGTCGTGGTGGCCTATGCGGACGACGGCTGCGGCATGAGCCTCGACGTTCGCCGCCGCGCCTTCGATCCGTTCTTCACCACCCGGCGCGACCAGGGCGGCACCGGGCTCGGCCTGCACATCGTCTACAACATCGTCACCAACCGGCTCGGCGGCCGGCTCGAACTCGACTCCGAGCCCGGCAACGGCACCCGCATCCTGATGACGCTGCCGCGGATAGCGCCGCAGGAACATGCCGAACGAGCAGCGGCGTCGGCGTCGTAG
- a CDS encoding GrlR family regulatory protein, whose amino-acid sequence MRNGLYSIHADLLDGRSGKGSGVVLFRDGKILGGDAYLFYVGSYVSTGDSFKGEVTVTQHTPSPDANPLFGGQKEPVGIGVTGTSTGDAAVMNGTALVGKSSQIFRATLRRLADAD is encoded by the coding sequence ATGAGGAACGGGCTGTATTCGATCCATGCCGATCTGCTCGACGGCCGCTCCGGCAAGGGCAGCGGCGTGGTGCTGTTCCGCGACGGCAAGATCCTGGGCGGCGACGCCTATCTGTTCTACGTCGGCAGCTATGTCAGCACCGGCGACAGCTTCAAGGGCGAAGTCACCGTCACCCAGCACACCCCGAGCCCGGACGCCAATCCGCTGTTCGGCGGCCAGAAGGAACCGGTTGGCATCGGCGTCACCGGCACCTCGACCGGCGACGCGGCGGTGATGAACGGCACCGCGCTGGTCGGCAAATCCAGCCAGATTTTCCGCGCGACGCTGCGCCGGCTGGCCGACGCCGACTGA
- a CDS encoding methyl-accepting chemotaxis protein: MKFDRIGNKLGLAGVVGVLLAGGMLINQIIAERNITAANNLADGQQFINEHTLEANIALRRMQLAVRDIRLAKTPAEMEKPIASLAEMSTRTQKELESAALRAVKPENRQRLEKISALAKEYETQASAQVKTIQQAFAMAAKRDLVSSEWRKSFEALKASPVVAANRIEIERAMYEADSHYNAIRAANWRYTASGDDSQRKVIELRAAALNEALVRLRNISGDKALTTAADQLSADAKAFVDMANEAVKLDGIRNEQSAAMLTTAGQMGPLMREAVDVSSKSFRGAKDSAEAELAQANRVSFLAASAVMLALIGSVIFTFLGVARPLTRLNGALGRIAAGELNAEIPGATRGDEVGDIAKTVVVISKNAEQKAREEAEAQAKQEQIAAQRRKAEMIQLADSFEAAVGEIVDTVSSASTELEASASTLTSTADRSQELTTMVAAASEEASTNVQSVASATEELSSSVNEISRQVQDSARMANEAVSQARMTNDRVGELATAASRIGDVVELINQIAGQTNLLALNATIEAARAGEAGRGFAVVASEVKALAEQTAKATGDISQQISGIQAATQESVGAIRDISGTIEKLSEIASTIASAVEEQGAATQEISRNVQQAAQGTQQVSSNINDVQRGATETGSASAQVLSAARTLSSDSNRLRSEVGRFLSTVRAA, encoded by the coding sequence ATGAAATTCGACCGAATCGGAAACAAGCTCGGGCTCGCCGGTGTCGTCGGCGTCCTGCTCGCGGGCGGCATGCTGATCAACCAGATCATTGCCGAGCGCAATATCACCGCCGCCAACAACCTCGCCGACGGCCAGCAGTTCATCAACGAGCACACGCTGGAGGCGAATATAGCTCTGCGACGGATGCAGCTCGCGGTGCGCGACATCCGGCTCGCGAAAACTCCCGCCGAGATGGAGAAGCCGATCGCGTCGCTGGCGGAGATGAGCACTCGCACCCAAAAAGAACTCGAGTCGGCGGCTTTGCGGGCCGTGAAGCCGGAGAACAGGCAGCGGCTCGAGAAGATCAGCGCGCTCGCGAAGGAGTACGAGACCCAGGCCAGTGCTCAGGTCAAGACCATCCAGCAGGCGTTCGCAATGGCCGCCAAACGAGACCTGGTGTCGAGCGAATGGCGCAAGTCGTTCGAAGCCCTGAAGGCTTCTCCAGTGGTCGCCGCCAACCGTATCGAGATCGAGCGGGCGATGTACGAAGCCGATTCGCATTACAACGCGATCCGCGCGGCGAACTGGCGGTACACCGCGAGCGGCGACGACAGCCAGAGGAAAGTCATCGAACTACGCGCCGCCGCCTTGAACGAGGCTCTGGTCCGGCTGCGCAATATCTCCGGCGACAAGGCGCTCACGACAGCCGCGGACCAGCTCTCGGCCGACGCCAAGGCGTTCGTCGATATGGCCAATGAGGCGGTGAAGCTGGACGGCATCAGGAACGAGCAGTCCGCCGCGATGCTGACGACCGCCGGGCAGATGGGCCCATTGATGCGCGAAGCGGTGGACGTGTCGAGCAAGAGCTTCCGCGGCGCCAAGGATAGCGCCGAAGCCGAACTCGCCCAGGCCAACCGCGTCAGCTTCCTCGCCGCGAGCGCCGTGATGCTGGCGCTGATCGGCTCGGTGATCTTCACCTTCCTCGGCGTCGCCCGTCCGCTGACGCGGCTGAACGGCGCGCTCGGCCGCATCGCGGCCGGAGAACTCAATGCCGAAATCCCCGGCGCGACCCGCGGCGACGAAGTCGGCGACATCGCCAAGACCGTGGTGGTGATCAGCAAGAACGCCGAGCAGAAGGCACGCGAGGAAGCCGAGGCACAGGCCAAGCAGGAGCAGATCGCGGCGCAGCGCCGCAAGGCAGAGATGATCCAGCTCGCCGACAGTTTCGAAGCCGCCGTCGGCGAGATCGTCGACACGGTGTCGTCGGCCTCGACCGAACTCGAAGCCTCCGCTTCGACGCTGACATCGACCGCCGACCGCTCGCAGGAGCTCACCACCATGGTGGCGGCCGCCTCCGAAGAAGCCTCCACCAACGTGCAGTCGGTAGCGTCGGCCACCGAGGAACTGTCGTCCTCGGTCAACGAGATCAGCCGTCAGGTCCAGGACTCCGCGCGGATGGCCAATGAAGCGGTCAGTCAGGCCCGCATGACCAACGATCGAGTCGGCGAACTGGCGACGGCGGCGTCCCGGATCGGCGACGTCGTCGAACTGATCAACCAGATCGCGGGGCAGACCAATCTGCTCGCGCTCAACGCCACCATCGAGGCGGCGCGCGCCGGCGAAGCCGGACGGGGCTTCGCGGTCGTCGCGTCGGAAGTGAAAGCGCTGGCGGAGCAAACCGCGAAGGCGACCGGCGACATCAGTCAGCAGATCTCCGGCATCCAGGCCGCGACCCAGGAATCGGTCGGCGCGATCCGCGACATCAGCGGCACTATCGAGAAGCTGTCGGAAATCGCCTCGACCATCGCGTCGGCTGTCGAGGAACAGGGCGCCGCGACCCAGGAGATCTCCCGCAACGTGCAGCAGGCCGCGCAGGGCACCCAGCAGGTCTCCTCGAATATCAACGACGTGCAGCGCGGCGCCACCGAAACCGGCTCGGCGTCGGCGCAGGTGCTGTCCGCGGCCCGGACGCTGTCCAGCGACAGCAACCGGCTGCGCAGCGAGGTCGGGCGCTTCCTCTCCACGGTCCGCGCCGCGTAG